A part of Lacinutrix sp. 5H-3-7-4 genomic DNA contains:
- a CDS encoding DUF6515 family protein, translating into MKTFIKTYILPAVLLVAFTTQAEAQTRRTTTTNKKVTTTKRTVAKRVPSTKVTYKTPKRKVVSVRNVPNRIVVAHRGQNYYYANNKYYTQSRGRYIVIAPKVGFRINTLPVNYKRVRYNNHNYYNAHGIFYVQINNQYEVVDPEVGTIVYELPDDYEKVVINDETYYEYANILYEKVQVDGTRAYEVVGIIEME; encoded by the coding sequence ATGAAAACATTTATAAAAACATATATACTACCTGCGGTATTATTGGTTGCATTTACAACACAAGCAGAAGCACAAACAAGAAGAACAACAACAACAAATAAAAAAGTAACTACAACTAAACGTACAGTTGCTAAGCGTGTACCAAGTACAAAAGTGACTTATAAAACGCCTAAACGTAAAGTAGTTTCGGTTAGAAATGTACCTAATAGAATAGTAGTTGCACATCGTGGTCAAAATTATTACTATGCTAATAATAAGTATTATACACAATCCAGAGGTCGTTATATTGTTATAGCTCCAAAAGTTGGGTTCAGGATTAATACATTGCCTGTAAACTATAAAAGAGTACGTTATAATAACCATAATTATTACAATGCTCATGGTATATTTTATGTTCAAATAAATAACCAGTATGAAGTTGTAGATCCAGAAGTTGGTACCATAGTTTATGAGTTACCCGACGATTATGAAAAAGTGGTTATAAACGACGAAACGTATTATGAATATGCAAATATATTATACGAGAAAGTACAAGTAGATGGTACCAGAGCTTATGAAGTTGTAGGTATTATAGAAATGGAATAG
- a CDS encoding TetR/AcrR family transcriptional regulator, whose protein sequence is MKTKSKLKAISLFNSNGIANVSMKQIADALNISAGNLSYHYKNKAVLLASIYEDMYAETLDFILPENTYITLFHFEEMMLKFANLQQRYSFFFNDVVHIIKTYPKIAKQYEQSNLTRFKEARKLIDYYIETKRLKPENDIINYNKTIHTIWMISTFWQAQKLAIQSPKYSINKCESITMLWQLLLPHLTQKGTEEYLQLKQFVNRTN, encoded by the coding sequence TTGAAAACAAAAAGTAAATTAAAAGCAATTTCATTATTTAATAGCAACGGTATTGCTAATGTTTCTATGAAGCAAATTGCTGATGCGCTTAATATTAGCGCTGGCAATTTAAGTTATCACTATAAAAATAAAGCTGTACTATTAGCTTCAATTTATGAAGATATGTATGCAGAAACTTTAGATTTTATTCTACCAGAAAACACGTACATTACCTTATTTCATTTTGAAGAAATGATGCTAAAATTTGCGAATTTACAGCAACGCTATTCGTTTTTTTTTAATGATGTTGTTCATATTATTAAAACCTATCCAAAAATAGCAAAACAGTACGAACAGTCTAACTTAACACGATTTAAAGAAGCTAGAAAATTAATAGACTATTATATAGAAACTAAACGTTTAAAGCCCGAAAATGATATTATAAATTATAATAAAACCATTCATACTATTTGGATGATAAGTACATTTTGGCAAGCTCAAAAACTTGCTATACAATCACCTAAATATAGTATTAATAAATGCGAATCTATTACTATGCTTTGGCAACTATTGTTACCACATTTAACCCAAAAAGGCACAGAAGAATACCTACAACTAAAACAATTTGTAAACAGAACTAACTAA
- a CDS encoding DUF962 domain-containing protein: MRTIDSLLAEYAESHQKKLNIAIHYICVPLIFFSLIGLLASIPLPDSITNALPVSILPYAHLGTVVIILGLIYYLRLSVVLFIGMLLFSALVLFFIHQIELLQLAPLWLIMLIIFIVAWIGQFIGHNHEGKKPSFIKDLQFLMIGPAWTMSHLFDALGIKY, encoded by the coding sequence ATGAGAACCATTGATTCATTATTAGCAGAATATGCAGAAAGCCACCAAAAAAAATTAAACATTGCCATACATTATATTTGTGTACCGCTTATATTTTTTAGTTTAATTGGCTTATTAGCATCCATACCATTACCTGATAGCATCACTAATGCGCTGCCAGTAAGTATTTTACCATACGCACATCTTGGAACAGTTGTTATTATTTTGGGTTTAATTTATTATTTACGCTTATCGGTGGTATTATTTATTGGTATGCTTCTATTTTCTGCACTTGTTTTATTTTTTATACACCAAATAGAATTATTGCAATTGGCTCCTTTGTGGCTAATTATGCTAATTATTTTTATTGTAGCATGGATTGGTCAATTTATTGGGCATAATCACGAAGGCAAAAAACCATCGTTTATTAAAGACTTACAGTTTTTAATGATTGGTCCAGCATGGACTATGAGCCATTTATTTGATGCATTAGGCATAAAATATTAG
- a CDS encoding tetratricopeptide repeat protein: protein MLSSEAAYNKYQALQLQIKDNNLKFSDETYWAYYFEINDLVKQIKNNNELVLLHYYKCAYNFRYLDLPKEAIKHYKAFFKYYETNTQFFSEAELNNFRHYRAQSYGYLADSYAKVAYLDSANLVHKKNIEFTKADKNLNRASALNNYGLFFYWNKKELDSALIYFNKSFQLTKALKPVNHLLGSVRDNIADVYVEQGKIAEANALYKENFEFYKTSRIKAANAFSESRIDYKRFAAAGFQLIDTAIILKDFKSVDTVLQQMHKLLYNPEKKVNASSRLYYLQGKELVLLAKNQPNEAYLWSKKVKQLSDSIVAIENNKKSTIKNAISDVAFQRLKARHIFEKQEKESKIKNQRLKLWIISISSISIFSFLAFLYFSRKQHLINAKNKQKIAELQNEKLNSQIESKQRDLSDFAINLTQNQEWAKALATKLEHLKTTKGRERKKLFDAFEQDIQNKITFDVDTKDFYQRLDTLNDAFYSKLQNKFPNLSKTEKRLCSLIRLKIESYEIAALQNITLASLNTSRYRLRKKLNLDKDEDLNDFIQSL, encoded by the coding sequence ATGCTTTCAAGCGAAGCTGCGTATAATAAATACCAAGCACTGCAACTCCAAATAAAAGACAATAATTTAAAGTTTAGTGATGAAACATATTGGGCTTATTATTTTGAAATAAACGATTTAGTAAAACAAATTAAAAACAATAACGAGCTTGTATTACTACATTATTACAAGTGCGCTTATAATTTTAGATACTTAGACTTGCCAAAAGAAGCTATAAAACACTACAAAGCTTTTTTTAAATATTACGAAACCAATACTCAATTTTTTTCTGAAGCAGAATTAAACAACTTTCGGCATTACCGTGCACAATCTTATGGTTATTTAGCAGATAGTTACGCTAAAGTAGCATATTTAGATAGTGCTAATTTGGTGCATAAAAAAAATATAGAATTTACAAAAGCAGATAAAAATTTAAATCGGGCTTCAGCATTAAACAATTACGGCCTTTTTTTCTATTGGAATAAAAAAGAATTAGATTCTGCATTAATCTATTTTAATAAATCCTTTCAGCTTACAAAAGCTTTAAAACCTGTTAATCATTTACTTGGTAGCGTAAGAGATAATATAGCAGATGTTTATGTGGAACAAGGTAAAATTGCAGAAGCCAATGCTTTGTACAAGGAAAATTTCGAATTCTACAAAACCTCAAGAATTAAAGCAGCGAATGCATTTAGTGAAAGCCGAATTGATTATAAACGCTTTGCAGCCGCAGGATTTCAACTAATAGATACAGCTATAATTTTAAAAGATTTTAAAAGTGTAGATACTGTATTACAACAAATGCATAAACTACTTTATAACCCAGAAAAGAAAGTTAATGCAAGTTCACGATTGTATTATTTACAAGGCAAAGAATTAGTATTACTGGCTAAAAACCAGCCAAATGAAGCCTATTTATGGTCAAAAAAAGTAAAACAATTATCAGATAGTATCGTTGCTATAGAAAACAATAAAAAAAGCACAATAAAAAATGCAATAAGTGATGTCGCTTTTCAACGTTTAAAAGCCAGACACATTTTTGAAAAACAGGAAAAAGAAAGCAAAATTAAAAATCAGAGATTAAAACTTTGGATTATCTCTATCTCTTCAATTTCAATTTTCAGTTTTTTAGCATTCTTATATTTTAGTCGTAAACAACACCTTATAAATGCTAAAAACAAACAAAAAATAGCAGAATTACAAAACGAAAAACTAAACTCTCAAATTGAATCTAAACAACGAGATTTATCAGACTTTGCCATTAATTTAACCCAAAATCAAGAATGGGCAAAAGCACTTGCTACCAAGTTAGAGCATTTAAAAACAACCAAAGGCAGAGAAAGAAAAAAACTGTTCGATGCGTTTGAGCAAGACATACAAAATAAAATAACGTTTGATGTTGATACTAAAGATTTCTACCAACGTTTAGATACTTTAAACGATGCATTTTATAGCAAACTTCAAAATAAATTTCCAAACCTTAGTAAAACCGAAAAACGTTTATGCTCTTTAATAAGGCTAAAAATAGAAAGCTATGAAATTGCAGCACTTCAAAACATAACTTTAGCTTCATTAAATACCAGTCGATACCGTTTAAGAAAAAAATTAAACCTTGATAAAGATGAAGATTTAAATGATTTCATTCAAAGTTTATAA
- a CDS encoding LLM class flavin-dependent oxidoreductase, which translates to MAVKNTLYSILDLALVSQNHSLKETFNNTLKLAQSAEAFGYTRYWLAEHHNSHNIASSATSVLIGYVAQGTNTLRVGSGGIMLPNHSPLIIAEQFGTLGSLYPNRIDLGLGRAPGTDRETAQAIRSDFMQAAQSFPNELEKIQGYFSAENTKSKVRATVAEGVNVPVYILGSSTDSAHLAAKKGLPYAFASHFATAHLWDALSIYRNEFKPSKALEKPYVIAGVNIIIADTDEEAQRLSTSLIRMIVGLFTGKRDFVQPPTDMTNDYREVMQNPQVHQMLKYSFIGSKATVKAQVKAFIENTQADELIAVTNIYSIDDRIKSYKLFAEIMTELNSEM; encoded by the coding sequence ATGGCAGTAAAAAACACATTATATTCTATTTTAGATTTAGCACTAGTTTCACAAAACCATAGTTTAAAAGAAACATTTAATAATACTTTAAAATTAGCACAAAGTGCCGAAGCTTTTGGTTATACACGCTATTGGCTGGCAGAGCATCACAATTCCCATAATATAGCCAGTAGTGCAACATCTGTTTTAATAGGTTACGTAGCTCAAGGCACAAATACTTTACGAGTAGGATCTGGTGGCATTATGTTACCAAACCATTCGCCATTAATAATTGCAGAACAATTTGGAACATTAGGATCACTTTATCCAAACAGAATAGATTTAGGATTAGGCAGAGCGCCAGGAACCGATAGAGAAACCGCTCAAGCCATACGTTCAGATTTTATGCAGGCAGCACAATCCTTTCCTAATGAGTTAGAAAAAATACAAGGCTATTTTTCTGCTGAAAACACAAAATCTAAAGTTCGTGCAACAGTTGCCGAAGGTGTAAACGTACCCGTTTATATTTTAGGTTCGAGTACAGATAGTGCACATTTAGCAGCCAAAAAAGGACTGCCTTATGCTTTTGCAAGTCACTTTGCAACCGCTCATTTATGGGATGCTTTAAGTATTTATCGTAACGAATTTAAGCCTTCTAAAGCTTTAGAAAAGCCATACGTAATAGCAGGAGTAAATATTATAATAGCAGATACAGATGAAGAAGCTCAAAGGTTATCAACCTCATTAATTCGTATGATTGTTGGTCTCTTTACAGGAAAACGTGATTTTGTACAACCACCAACAGATATGACTAACGATTATAGAGAAGTCATGCAAAATCCACAAGTACATCAAATGCTTAAATATTCTTTTATAGGTAGTAAAGCAACTGTAAAAGCTCAAGTAAAAGCATTTATTGAAAATACTCAGGCAGACGAATTAATAGCCGTAACAAATATTTATAGTATAGACGATAGAATAAAATCGTATAAACTATTTGCCGAAATTATGACTGAGTTGAATAGTGAAATGTAA
- a CDS encoding P-loop NTPase fold protein has protein sequence MSEPSIKPKPTYISSSPSGEDLFEGKSHEKISNTIFELIKDKSLPNNIIGLQGKWGSGKSNVVSILNSKFDKLDSDYFFFTYDAWGHQEDLTRKTFLEELISQLKKKDKFKGSIDWNKELNKLLSKTSLKTTEKFPKVKFYWILIMASILLFSFLDILNEDFFSTKDFIPSFQSPILKLILIKYFLPVILFVWGLIEIKKEYKDFDKDEKTKNLNFKDRFKQLFYIFSGSDLTSEELEHTLEDEPSVKSFKEYFEKITKDLKSDGLVIVFDNMDRLSDSAKVLSLWSSIHTFFAEEKIDNVWVIIPYDKEHLSSHFDKNEDSYIIDNFIGKTFSTIFRISPPVLSDWKKFFVLKFKEAFKEIISSDDIDFISSLYEIVTDTNNRRPRDIITFVNNLVSLYLQHNNSIDIKYLALFSLRKKEILSNPLTTISSKQFLKQESYLFNNNAELEESLAAIVYNVNKEKSSEILLKNNIEDIFFKANFDVLKEVKKHSEFKTYFDNVIQKGDFPSSRPENTAKILDEIKDVVSSKSLSSYWEKFGKNLDRRPEEEFQLLTDWHKNILAKTSKGTSKKLADKIAYNSKQKFIKSKKGSDYYSTVYDLIEYINENSIKINIDLDKVEFTSDQFVYFIDDMENLFKEGKCTFKDLKIYSTSKELNKYYIEHKDGIPMNHNWLHVIKFLKKNDKSYNFEEFRKHIETKLQAVGYTSKEDVEYLIEIIKTLTGKKALKLIPEATATNYLNHNGSSDENPYFDVIANQIAHLETTVPRSSFFTTELGKIDNAERIAEIIHYYIDYGSLLKLVIDKGRNHLLLNEIINIITRNQFGFTQSLSIKWVFENLDKINTKIFPDNFNDFLNMFDNWNTKFEESFKGEDVFDLRTAIIELTFSEDNHSFNSIKHIHNKIINKLNNTSKEVWLENFDTDNNLNFTYKGLIENELLDKKITKDASFMNAYDEYFESIAKTEKSIPDDVEFWDELLKNNYLDGRKLNRIFNDILDVIINQTEVSSSHIKFFALGLFEYSSNILSKADEVCRKIILHFKDDDDLFVFIIQNHLEKLIEILNSSKGLYNQDLSEMFDSAGERELIEPKIISSIFERTKLVVPTKKENNDEVKEG, from the coding sequence ATGAGTGAACCATCCATTAAACCAAAACCAACTTATATTTCTAGTTCTCCATCAGGAGAAGATTTGTTTGAAGGCAAATCACACGAAAAAATTTCAAATACAATCTTTGAGCTTATAAAAGATAAATCTTTGCCTAACAATATAATTGGTCTTCAAGGTAAATGGGGTTCAGGTAAATCAAATGTAGTTAGCATACTTAATTCTAAATTCGATAAGTTAGATTCAGATTATTTCTTTTTTACCTATGATGCTTGGGGACATCAAGAAGATTTAACAAGAAAAACATTTCTAGAAGAGTTAATTTCACAACTTAAGAAAAAAGATAAGTTTAAAGGCAGTATTGACTGGAATAAAGAATTAAATAAGTTACTTTCAAAAACTTCACTAAAAACTACAGAAAAATTCCCTAAAGTAAAGTTCTATTGGATTTTAATAATGGCTTCCATATTATTATTTTCTTTTTTAGATATTTTAAATGAAGACTTTTTTAGTACAAAAGATTTTATTCCATCATTTCAATCTCCAATATTAAAACTTATACTAATAAAATATTTTTTACCTGTAATATTATTTGTTTGGGGATTAATTGAAATAAAGAAAGAATATAAAGATTTTGATAAAGACGAAAAAACAAAAAATTTAAACTTTAAAGATAGATTTAAACAGTTGTTTTACATTTTTAGTGGTTCAGATTTAACTTCAGAAGAATTAGAACACACATTAGAAGATGAGCCATCTGTTAAGAGCTTTAAGGAATACTTTGAGAAAATTACTAAAGATTTAAAATCAGACGGTTTAGTTATAGTTTTTGATAATATGGACAGGTTATCAGATAGTGCAAAAGTACTGTCATTATGGTCTTCGATACACACTTTCTTTGCGGAAGAAAAAATTGATAATGTCTGGGTTATTATTCCTTACGATAAAGAACACTTATCAAGTCATTTTGATAAAAATGAAGACTCATATATAATTGATAATTTTATAGGTAAAACTTTTTCAACAATTTTTAGAATTTCTCCGCCTGTTTTATCGGATTGGAAAAAATTCTTTGTTTTAAAATTTAAAGAAGCTTTTAAGGAAATTATTAGTAGTGATGATATTGACTTTATTTCATCTCTTTATGAAATAGTTACTGATACAAATAATAGAAGACCAAGAGATATTATAACATTTGTTAACAACCTAGTCTCTCTTTATTTACAGCATAATAATTCAATTGACATTAAATATTTAGCACTTTTTTCTTTAAGAAAGAAAGAGATTTTATCAAATCCTCTAACTACTATTTCAAGTAAACAATTCCTAAAGCAAGAATCATATCTCTTTAACAATAACGCAGAATTGGAGGAGAGTCTAGCTGCTATAGTATATAATGTTAATAAAGAGAAATCAAGCGAAATTCTACTAAAAAATAATATTGAAGATATATTTTTCAAAGCTAATTTCGATGTTCTGAAAGAGGTTAAAAAGCACAGTGAGTTTAAAACATATTTTGATAATGTAATTCAAAAAGGTGATTTTCCAAGTTCGAGACCAGAGAATACTGCAAAAATATTAGATGAGATTAAAGATGTAGTCTCTTCGAAATCTTTATCTTCATATTGGGAAAAATTTGGTAAAAACTTAGATAGAAGACCAGAAGAGGAATTCCAATTATTAACTGATTGGCACAAAAATATTTTAGCAAAAACTTCAAAAGGAACGTCAAAGAAACTTGCTGACAAAATTGCTTATAATAGCAAACAAAAATTTATAAAATCTAAAAAAGGAAGTGATTATTACTCAACTGTATATGATTTAATTGAATATATAAATGAAAATTCAATTAAGATAAATATAGATTTAGATAAAGTTGAATTTACATCTGACCAATTTGTTTATTTCATAGATGATATGGAGAACCTTTTTAAAGAAGGCAAATGTACTTTTAAAGATTTGAAAATCTACTCAACTTCAAAAGAATTAAACAAATATTATATTGAACATAAAGACGGAATACCTATGAACCATAATTGGTTACACGTCATAAAGTTTTTAAAGAAAAATGATAAGTCTTATAATTTTGAAGAATTCAGAAAACATATTGAAACAAAACTACAAGCTGTAGGTTATACGTCGAAAGAAGATGTTGAATATTTAATAGAAATTATCAAAACACTCACAGGGAAAAAAGCTTTAAAATTAATACCTGAAGCTACTGCAACAAATTATCTAAACCATAATGGAAGTAGTGATGAAAATCCTTATTTTGATGTAATTGCTAATCAAATTGCTCATTTGGAAACTACTGTGCCAAGAAGTTCATTTTTCACAACAGAGCTTGGTAAAATAGATAATGCAGAAAGAATTGCTGAAATTATTCATTATTATATTGATTATGGCTCGTTACTTAAATTAGTCATAGACAAAGGAAGAAATCATCTTTTACTTAATGAAATAATTAATATAATAACACGTAATCAATTCGGGTTTACACAATCATTAAGTATAAAATGGGTTTTTGAAAATTTAGACAAAATCAACACTAAAATTTTCCCAGATAATTTTAATGACTTCCTAAATATGTTTGATAATTGGAATACTAAATTTGAAGAAAGCTTTAAAGGAGAAGATGTGTTTGATTTAAGAACAGCTATCATAGAATTAACTTTCTCTGAAGACAATCACAGTTTTAATTCTATCAAGCATATTCATAATAAAATTATAAATAAGTTGAATAATACTTCGAAAGAAGTTTGGTTAGAGAATTTTGATACTGATAACAATTTAAATTTTACTTATAAAGGGCTTATAGAAAATGAACTTTTGGATAAAAAAATAACTAAAGATGCTTCATTTATGAATGCATATGATGAATATTTTGAATCTATTGCCAAAACTGAAAAAAGCATTCCAGATGATGTTGAGTTTTGGGATGAATTATTAAAGAATAATTATCTTGATGGTAGAAAATTAAACAGGATTTTTAATGACATTTTAGATGTAATAATCAATCAAACAGAGGTTTCTTCTAGTCATATCAAATTTTTTGCATTAGGACTTTTTGAATACTCGTCAAATATTCTTTCTAAAGCTGACGAAGTTTGTAGAAAAATTATTCTTCATTTTAAAGATGATGACGACTTATTTGTTTTTATAATACAAAACCATTTAGAAAAACTAATTGAAATTCTTAATTCATCAAAAGGACTCTATAATCAAGATTTATCAGAGATGTTCGATTCTGCTGGAGAAAGAGAGTTAATTGAACCTAAAATTATAAGTTCTATTTTTGAACGAACTAAATTAGTTGTTCCTACTAAAAAAGAGAATAACGATGAAGTAAAGGAAGGTTAA
- a CDS encoding Crp/Fnr family transcriptional regulator translates to MENRCEHCIIRQLNALKTLDKKTLKTISDSKQTKTLKKGEAIFKEGELLNGVFCVRNGVSKLSKLSTDGKNQIVKLATKGEVLGQRSVISHETTNLSAVALDDMEVCFIPKNHFEDNINTNPEFTKQLLLHMAKDLKSADNLIVNISNKTVKQRIAEAIIYLYTNFGLDNDGYISIVLSRADIADVVGTATEACIRTLSSLKKENLISLKGKQIKIENIKALETIVNGF, encoded by the coding sequence ATGGAAAACCGTTGTGAACATTGTATAATACGGCAACTTAATGCTTTAAAAACCTTAGATAAAAAAACATTAAAAACAATATCTGATAGTAAACAAACTAAAACTTTAAAAAAAGGAGAAGCCATATTTAAAGAAGGAGAGTTGCTTAATGGTGTTTTTTGTGTAAGAAATGGTGTTTCTAAACTTTCTAAGCTAAGTACAGATGGTAAAAATCAAATTGTAAAACTGGCTACTAAAGGCGAAGTTTTAGGACAACGTTCTGTAATTTCTCATGAAACTACCAATTTGAGTGCTGTGGCACTAGATGATATGGAAGTGTGCTTTATACCTAAAAACCATTTTGAAGATAATATAAATACCAATCCAGAATTTACAAAACAATTGCTTTTACATATGGCAAAGGATTTAAAATCTGCCGATAATTTAATTGTAAATATTTCTAACAAAACAGTTAAACAACGAATTGCTGAAGCTATAATTTATTTATATACTAATTTTGGTCTTGATAACGATGGCTACATTAGTATTGTATTATCTCGAGCAGATATTGCAGATGTTGTTGGTACTGCAACCGAAGCTTGCATAAGAACTTTATCTAGTTTAAAAAAAGAAAACTTAATTAGCTTAAAAGGAAAACAAATTAAAATTGAAAATATTAAAGCCCTTGAAACTATAGTAAATGGTTTTTAA
- the hpf gene encoding ribosome hibernation-promoting factor, HPF/YfiA family gives MTVNYEYDGVTASQELEAYVNGKLEKLFNKYEFVVRADVFFKTENTSDRNSKMKTSIRLSAPGPRLFAENATDSFHKSSAEVINALERQLDKRKDAMQTH, from the coding sequence ATGACAGTGAACTATGAATATGATGGCGTAACAGCTAGTCAAGAACTAGAAGCCTATGTAAACGGAAAATTAGAGAAATTATTTAATAAATATGAATTTGTAGTACGCGCCGATGTGTTTTTTAAAACTGAAAATACTAGCGATAGAAATTCTAAAATGAAAACCTCTATTAGACTAAGTGCTCCAGGACCTAGATTGTTTGCAGAAAACGCAACAGATTCTTTTCATAAGAGTTCTGCAGAAGTTATAAATGCTTTAGAGCGACAACTTGATAAACGAAAAGATGCAATGCAAACGCATTAA
- a CDS encoding class I SAM-dependent rRNA methyltransferase: MSLNIKSNTLNYSPKRLAIKLNAKGEQFVLQGHPWVFSDNITKVNTDANSGDLAIIFSKNKNKVIGLGLYDANSPIRIKMLHSGNTPATIDNTFFKQKIEAAFAKRSGLLQTNTNSYRLLFGENDGFPGLIADVYAHVLVVKLYSEIWLPYLDGILESLQTVSNAQTIVIRLSRSLEQSKLHNIKNGAVVYGTLPNEVIQFIEHGVHFSANVIKGHKTGYFLDHRANRKQVGEWSKGKTVLDVFSYAGGFSVHALANGAKEVTSLDISKQALDIAYQNGKLNNYSGTHKTIADDAFVALKKLIKNKQTFDVVVIDPPSFAKQQSEIELAKKKYAQLAQLGVQLTAKKGLLVLASCSSRVLAQTFFDINAQVLRESSRTSDCILKTYHDSDHPIGFPEGAYLKCGYYRFDV; encoded by the coding sequence ATGTCTTTAAATATTAAAAGTAATACTTTAAATTACAGCCCTAAGCGATTAGCAATCAAGCTAAATGCAAAAGGGGAGCAATTTGTATTGCAAGGTCATCCTTGGGTTTTTAGTGATAATATTACAAAAGTAAATACCGATGCTAATAGTGGTGATTTAGCCATAATTTTTAGTAAAAATAAAAACAAAGTTATAGGCTTAGGTTTATACGATGCTAATTCTCCTATTCGTATAAAAATGTTACATAGTGGTAATACTCCAGCCACAATAGATAACACTTTTTTTAAACAAAAAATAGAAGCAGCATTTGCTAAGCGTAGTGGTTTATTGCAAACCAATACAAACAGCTACCGCTTATTATTTGGTGAAAATGATGGTTTCCCAGGTTTAATAGCAGATGTTTATGCACATGTTTTAGTTGTAAAGTTATATTCTGAAATATGGCTTCCGTATTTAGATGGTATTTTAGAAAGCTTACAAACTGTTAGTAATGCACAAACTATAGTCATTAGATTAAGCCGAAGCTTAGAACAATCAAAACTTCATAATATTAAAAACGGAGCAGTTGTTTATGGTACTTTACCTAACGAAGTTATACAGTTTATAGAGCATGGTGTTCATTTTTCGGCAAATGTAATTAAAGGACACAAAACCGGTTATTTTTTAGACCATCGTGCTAACAGGAAACAAGTAGGCGAGTGGAGTAAAGGCAAAACAGTACTTGATGTATTTAGTTACGCAGGTGGTTTTTCGGTACATGCATTAGCTAATGGAGCTAAAGAAGTTACCAGTTTAGATATAAGTAAACAAGCGCTAGACATTGCTTACCAAAACGGAAAATTAAATAATTACTCAGGAACTCATAAAACCATTGCAGACGATGCCTTTGTAGCTTTAAAAAAGCTAATAAAAAACAAGCAAACGTTTGATGTTGTAGTTATAGATCCGCCAAGTTTTGCAAAGCAGCAAAGCGAAATAGAACTAGCAAAGAAAAAATATGCACAATTAGCACAATTAGGCGTACAGCTTACTGCTAAAAAAGGATTATTAGTATTAGCTTCTTGTTCATCAAGAGTATTAGCTCAAACGTTTTTTGATATTAATGCACAAGTTTTACGCGAAAGCAGTAGAACATCAGACTGTATTTTAAAAACGTACCACGATAGCGACCATCCTATTGGATTTCCAGAAGGCGCATATTTAAAATGTGGCTATTACAGGTTTGATGTGTAA